A region of the Pseudomonas asiatica genome:
TTCTCGGTATTTGCGGCACTTTCATGGGCTCGCTGGCGGTGCTGGCCAAGGAACTTGGCCACCGCGTCACCGGCTCGGACGCCAACGTGTATCCCCCGATGAGCACCCAGCTCGAAGCCCAGGGCATCGAGCTGACCCAAGGCTATGACCCGGCCCAGCTGGATCCGGCGCCAGACCTGGTGGTCATCGGCAATGCCATGTCGCGTGGCAACCCGGCGGTGGAATACGTGCTGAACAAGGGCCTGCCCTATGTTTCCGGCCCGCAGTGGCTGGCCGACCACGTGTTGCAGGGCCGCTGGGTGCTGGCCGTTGCCGGTACCCACGGCAAGACCACGACCAGCAGCATGCTGGCCTGGGTGCTGGAACATGCCGGCATGAGCCCGGGCTTCCTGATCGGCGGTGTGCCGCAGAACTTTTCGGTGTCGGCGCGCCTGGGCGATACGCCGTTCTTCGTGGTCGAAGCCGACGAATACGACAGCGCCTTCTTCGACAAGCGCTCGAAGTTCGTCCACTACCACCCGCGCACGGCGATCCTCAACAACCTTGAGTTCGACCATGCGGACATCTTCCCCGACCTGGCCTCGATCGAGCGGCAGTTCCACCACCTGGTGCGCACTATCCCTAGCGAAGGCCTGGTCATCCACCCCACCACCGAGCTGGCGCTGGAGCGGGTGATCGGCATGGGTTGCTGGACCCCGGTGCAGACCACCGGCGAAGGTGGCCAGTGGCAAGCCCGTCTGCTCAGCCCCGACGGCTCGCGCTTCGAAGTGCTGTTCGACGGCGAAGCGCAGGGCGTGGTGGACTGGGCGCTGACTGGCCAGCACAACGTCGCCAACGCCCTGGCCACCCTGGCAGCGGCGCGCCATGTAGGCGTGGTGCCAGCCATGGGCATCGAAGGCCTGAGCGCCTTCAAGAGCGTCAAGCGGCGCATGGAGAAGGTTGCCGAAGTGCAGGGCGTGACCATCTACGATGACTTCGCCCACCACCCGACCGCCATCGCCACCACCCTCGACGGCCTGCGCAAGCGCGTCGGCGAGGCCCCGGTGATCGCCGTGATCGAGCCGCGTTCCAACTCGATGAAGCTCGGTGCCCACCGTGACGGCCTGCCGGAAAGCGTCAACGACGCCGATCAGGTGATCTGGTACGCCCCGGCCAACCTTGGCTGGGACCTGGCTGCCACCGCCGCGCAATGCAAAGTGCCCAGCGTGGTGGCCGACAGCCTCGAAGCGATCATCGAGCGGGTCAAGGGCCAGGCTCGCCCAGGTACCCATGTGGTGATCATGAGCAACGGCGGCTTCGGCGGCCTGCACGGCAAGCTGGCCGAGGCACTGAAGTGAGCGGGCCGGAACGCATCACCCTGGCCATGACGGGCGCCTCTGGCGCCCAGTATGGCCTGCGCCTGCTCGACTGCCTGGTGCGTGAGGACCGCGAGGTGCACTTCCTGATCTCCAAGGCCGCGCAACTGGTGATGGCTACCGAGACGGACGTGGTGCTGCCGGCCAAGCCGCAGGCGATGCAGGCCTTCCTCACCGAATATACCGGCGCTGCCGACGGGCAGATCCGCGTGTATGGCAAGGAGGACTGGATGTCGCCGGTGGCCTCGGGTTCCGGCGCCCCGGCGGCAATGGTAGTGGTGCCTTGTTCCACCGGCACCTTGTCGGCGATTGCCACAGGTGCCTGCAACAACCTGATCGAACGTGCTGCCGACGTTACCCTCAAGGAGCGTCGCCAGCTGATCCTGGTGCCGCGCGAAGCGCCGTTCTCCACCATTCACCTGGAGAACATGCTCAAGCTGTCGCAGATGGGCGCGGTGATCCTGCCGGCGGCGCCGGGCTTTTATCACCAGCCGCAGACCATCGACGACCTGGTCGACTTCGTGGTGGCGCGCATTCTCAACCTGCTGAACATTCCCCAGGACATGTTGCCGCGCTGGGGTGAGCACCACTTCGGGGTGGATGATTGAAGCGAGCGCTGGCGGGTTTGCTGGCGCTGGTGCTGCTTGGTGGCTGCGCCACGGTGCGCACGCTGGATGCCAACAAGCCCGGGGCACCGGTGGTGTATGCCGGTACCCGGTTGGACTTGTATGTGATCAATGGCGGGTGCTGCCCGCGGGATCATTACGGGGCTGATGCGCCGGCGTATCCGGGGCTGGACCTGCCGGGGAGCATGTTGCTCGATACCCTGTTGCTGCCGTTGTCTTTGCTGACAGCGGCCGGTGTAGGCTTCCAGGCCACCGGCGGCCTGTAAGGGCCCTTTCGCGGGTAAACCCGCTCCCACAGGTACTGCACCAGGTCTGAAATCGATGCAAATCCTTGTGGGAGCGGGTTTACCCGCGAAGAGGCCCTGGCAGGTAAAGCCTAATTCTTGCCCAACCTGCGCAACTCATCCGACTCCACAATCCGCACACCGTCCTCTTCCTCCAGCGCCAGCCGCCACAGCGCCCGGGCCAAGGTACAAGCCTCGATCCCCCGATACTTTCCGGGTATCAGCTTGGCAAACGGCGAAGCCAACTGTTCGCTGAGCCGCGGCTCGACCCGCTCGCCCAGCAGCAACGATGGCCGCACGATGGTCAGCTGCGGCCAATCCTGGGCCTTGAGTGCCTCTTCCATCTCGCCTTTGACCCGGTTGTAGAAAACCGACGATTTCGGGTCGGCGCCCAAGGCACTGACCACCAGCAGATGCCGTGCGCCCAACTCCCGGGCGCGCTTGCTGAACGCCACCACCATGTCCAGGTCCACCGCGCGGAAGGCCGATTCGGAACCGGCCTGCTTCAGCGTGGTGCCCAGGCAGCAGTAGGCGATATCGACCCGCCCGGCCAGCTGTGGAAGGAACACCGCCGGGTCGCCTACCGGGTTTTCCAAGTGCGGGTGCTCGGCCAGTGGCCGGCGGGTTGGCGCCAGTACGCGGGTGATGGTGGGCTCGTTGAGCAGGCGGTCGAGCAGGTGTTCACCTGTCAGACCCGTGGCACCGGCAAGCAGGACATGCTGAGGCGTCAAATACATGATGTCTCTCCCTTGTTACACACAAGCTTAGTGGTTGCGTGGCGTTTGCGCCTGTTCCCCCACGTTGGCCTGTGTGGCGTTACGCAATGCTTCTTCGGCCTGTTGCCGGCGCAGGTGCTGCCAGTGCTCAAGCACATTCGGCGGCGCCCACAGCTGCGGTTCGGAGGCCTCGAAACCTTCCCTTTGTTCTCTTTCGGCAACGCTGGCGCGCGCCAGTTCAAACGCCTGTTTCAGGTCGTCGGTCTGGTTCAGCGCTTCGGCGAACAGGGCATCGCCGAAGTAGGTGAAATCGGCTTCTTCCGAGCAACCGAAGGACACGCGGTCGGCCCGGGCGGCGGTCATGATCAGCGTGCGCTCATCCTTGAGCGGGGCGATATAGCCCCCTGAATAGCACGCGGATATGACAATGACCTTGTCGCGGTCCTTCAGCGGTGCCAGGGCGCTGGCGAGTTCGTCGGCGGACAGGTCGGCCAGCTGCAGGCGCGGTTGGTCGAACACCAGCTGGTGGTCGTGGCTGCCATGGCTGGTGAGGTAGATGAACACCAGGTCTTCGGGGCCGCTGCGCTCGGCCAGGGTTCGGGCGGCGCGGGTAAGGTTTTCACGCGTGGCCATGGGGCGGGTGGTCATGTGATCGCGGTGGTTGACCAAGGTCACCTGGCCACGGGCGCCAAAGCGCACCTTGAGCATGTTGCTGACGTAGTCGGCTTCGCGCATGAACACGCTCTGCTGGCCATCGCCGCCAACCACCAGGCTGTACAGCTGGACTGCTGGCGCCGACCGCGGCACCCGGGCCAGCGCTTCGTCCAGCAAACGGCCCTGGTTGAGCAGCGCCAGGTCCAGCGGGTCGGGCAACAGTTTGCCGTTCTGGTCCCGTACGCGCACGCCGTTGCTCCAGGTGCCGCTTTCGACCTTGCCGTTGGTCATGATCAGCCGGCCTTGGCCGTGGTAGGCATCGTTGAGGAAGCCACCGATGTACTTGCTGCCGTCGGCCAGTTGCAGGCTGCCCTGGCCCGACAGACGCCAGTCGGCGAAGGTGCCCTTGTAGTGGCTGCCATCGCTGCCCAGCAGTTCGCCTTCGCCGACCAGCGAGCCGTCCTTGAATTCGCCGATCCACACATCACCGTCGGCATTTTCGAAGCGGCCACGGCCTTCCAGGCGGTTGTCCTTGAACTCACCGATGTACTGCTCGCCGTCGACGCTGTCGTAGGTGCCGCTGCCTTCCAGCTGGCCGTTGATGAAGTGGCCGCTGAACTGGTTGCCGCTGGCATCGCTGCGTACCCCGGCACCGTTGGGCTTGCCCTTGGCGAACAGGCCCTGGTAGCGGCTGCCGTCGGCCAGTTCCAGCTCGCCGGCGCCTTCGTACAGGTCGTCCTTGAACTGGCCGCGGTAGGTCTGGTCGGCTTGCTTGAGGGTGCCTTCGCCGTCGCGGCGGCCGTGGCTGAAGGTGCCGGCATAGTGGCTGCCCGGGGTATTCAGCTCACCCAGCCCCTGGAACAGCCCCGCGGCGAACTGGCCGCGGTACACCTCGCCGTTGCGGCCGTGCCATTCGCCCTGGCCGTGCCATTGGCCGTCCTTGAAGGTACCGGCGTACCAGCTGCCGTTGGGGTAGTCGATCCGTCCCTCGCCTTGCAGCAGGCCATCGACCACCTGCCCCCGGTACCGCCCACCGTCAGGCAGGCGCGCGTCCGGCGGGAGCAGCGATTCGCCATCGCCGCAGGCGGCGAGCAGCAGGACCAGGGTGACGGGGAGCAGTGAACGCATGGCGAGAACCGGGCAATAGGTCTGCCGAGTATGACGCAGAATGGGATCCTGAAACAGCGAAGGCATGTGCTGGCGCAGCTCTCGAGCCTGCACTGCATCCAAAGCTGGCACGGAACCTGTGGGAGCGGGCGTGCCCGCGAACACCGGCGAAGCCGGTGCCATCCACCGAGTTGCCTGATTCGCGGGCACGCCCGCTCCCACAGGTTCCGCGGAGACTTTCAGCTTTGCGCAATACCTGTGGGAGCGGCTTTAGCCGCGAACACCGGCGGAGCCGGTGCCAGGCACCGCGTCGCCTGCTTCGCGGGTGAACCCGCTCCCACAGGTATTGCGGTGACTTTCAACTTTGCGCAATACCTGTGGGAGCGGCTTTAGCCGCGAACACCGGCGGAGCCGGTGCCATGCACCGTGTGGCTTTCTTCGCGGGTGAACCCGCTCCCACAGGTATTGCGGGGACCTTCAGCTTTGCGCACTACCTGTGGGAGCGGCTTTAGCCGCGAACACCGGCGGAGCCGGTGCCATGCACCGTGTGGCTTTCTTCGCGGGTGAACCCGCTCCCACAGGTTCCGTGTTGCCTTTGAGGTGCAATCAGCGCACGCCCGGCGAAACGATGATCTTCACGTTCTCCTCCTTGTTGTTGACCAACTCCTCGAAGCCCAGCTCGACAATCTGCTCCAACCCGATCCGCCCGGTCACCAGCGGGCGAATGTCCAGCCTGCCGTCAGCGATGAAGGCAATCACATCGGCAAACTCGCCGTTATACGCCAACGCTCCCAGCACTTGCTTTTCGGTGGACACCAGTTCGAAGAAGTTGAACTCGCTAGGCTCCTCGAATATCCCCACCAACACGCACTTGCCCGCCTTGCGGATGGTGTCGATGGCCAGCTTGGCCGTGTGCTTGTTGCCGATGCATTCAAAACTCACATCCGCCCCCAGCCCGGCCGTCAGCTTGCGGATTTCCGCCAGGGCGTCGCACTGGCTAGGGTCCAGCACCACGCTGGCGCCAACCTCTTTGGCCTTGGCCTTGCGTGCCGAGGACATTTCCAGGGCGATCACCTGCGCCGCGCCTGCCGCCTTGGCACACATGATGGTGCACAAACCGATAGTGCCGGCTCCAACTACCACCACCGTCTGGCCAAGCAGACTGCCGGCCTTCTTTACCGCATGCATGCCCACCGCCAGCGGTTCGATCAGCGCCCCGGCCTCTGCCGGGAAACCCTGCGGCAGCCGGTACAGCAGGTTGGCGGGCACGTTGACCAGTTCGGCAAAGGCGCCGTTGTTCATCAGGCCGGTGAAGGCAAGGCGCTCGCAGATGTTGTACAGGCCGTGGGTGCAGTAGTAGCAGGTGCCGCAATGCTGGCAGGCGTCCGCAGCCACCGGTTCACCGACGGCAAAACCTTCCACGCCTTCACCCAGCTTGGCGATCTGGCCGCAGAACTCGTGGCCGAGGATGCACTGGCCCTGGATGCCGGTCAGCGGGTGCGGTGCCTCCACCGGGATGAATACCGGGCCGGCGACGTATTCGTGCAGGTCGGAGCCGCAGATGCCGCACCAGTCCACCTTGATCTGTACCCAGCCGGGCGCAGGGTCGGCCGGCAGGGGCACCTGTTCGACGCGAATATCATTGCGGCCATGCCAGACGGCGGCACGCATGTGGGTGTGGCTCAGGTCATTCATTGTTGTTCTCCAGGCTCACGGAAAGGGCTTAGTGCTTGCGCAGGAACGCGAGCAGTTGCTGGTTGACCTGTTCGGCCGCCTCCATCTGCACCATGTGCCCAGCCTCGGGCAGTACCAGCACTTCAGCCTCCAACCCTTCGGCATGGCTGGCCGGGATGATCGCGTCCTTGCCGCCCCACACCACCAGGGCCGGGTGCTGCCCCAGCACCCCGCGCAGGTCGTGGCGCTGCCGGTCGCCGTCGGCGATGGCCGATGCCAACAGGCGCAACGCGTCGTCCACCCCTTCCAGGCGCTTGAACTTGAGCATGTCCTCCAGCATCTGCCGGGTGACCAGTGCCGGGTCGGCAAACAGCTGCACCATCTGCGGCTTGAGGGCATTGCGGTTGGCGGCAGCGACGAAGCCTTGCAGGTACTGCCCGTTTATCGCCTCGCCCAGCCCGGCACTGGCCACCAGGCTCAGGCTGGCCACCCGCTGCGGCGCCAGGCGCGCCACGTTCAGGCTGACCGCGCCGCCCATGGAGTGGCCGGCCAGGTGGGCCTTGGCGATGTCCAGGTGGTCGAGCAGGGCCAGCACGGTTTCGCTCAACTCATTCAGGTCGCCCCGTTGCAGGGCTTTG
Encoded here:
- a CDS encoding C13 family peptidase, translating into MRSLLPVTLVLLLAACGDGESLLPPDARLPDGGRYRGQVVDGLLQGEGRIDYPNGSWYAGTFKDGQWHGQGEWHGRNGEVYRGQFAAGLFQGLGELNTPGSHYAGTFSHGRRDGEGTLKQADQTYRGQFKDDLYEGAGELELADGSRYQGLFAKGKPNGAGVRSDASGNQFSGHFINGQLEGSGTYDSVDGEQYIGEFKDNRLEGRGRFENADGDVWIGEFKDGSLVGEGELLGSDGSHYKGTFADWRLSGQGSLQLADGSKYIGGFLNDAYHGQGRLIMTNGKVESGTWSNGVRVRDQNGKLLPDPLDLALLNQGRLLDEALARVPRSAPAVQLYSLVVGGDGQQSVFMREADYVSNMLKVRFGARGQVTLVNHRDHMTTRPMATRENLTRAARTLAERSGPEDLVFIYLTSHGSHDHQLVFDQPRLQLADLSADELASALAPLKDRDKVIVISACYSGGYIAPLKDERTLIMTAARADRVSFGCSEEADFTYFGDALFAEALNQTDDLKQAFELARASVAEREQREGFEASEPQLWAPPNVLEHWQHLRRQQAEEALRNATQANVGEQAQTPRNH
- a CDS encoding 2,3-butanediol dehydrogenase; amino-acid sequence: MRAAVWHGRNDIRVEQVPLPADPAPGWVQIKVDWCGICGSDLHEYVAGPVFIPVEAPHPLTGIQGQCILGHEFCGQIAKLGEGVEGFAVGEPVAADACQHCGTCYYCTHGLYNICERLAFTGLMNNGAFAELVNVPANLLYRLPQGFPAEAGALIEPLAVGMHAVKKAGSLLGQTVVVVGAGTIGLCTIMCAKAAGAAQVIALEMSSARKAKAKEVGASVVLDPSQCDALAEIRKLTAGLGADVSFECIGNKHTAKLAIDTIRKAGKCVLVGIFEEPSEFNFFELVSTEKQVLGALAYNGEFADVIAFIADGRLDIRPLVTGRIGLEQIVELGFEELVNNKEENVKIIVSPGVR
- the mpl gene encoding UDP-N-acetylmuramate:L-alanyl-gamma-D-glutamyl-meso-diaminopimelate ligase gives rise to the protein MHIHILGICGTFMGSLAVLAKELGHRVTGSDANVYPPMSTQLEAQGIELTQGYDPAQLDPAPDLVVIGNAMSRGNPAVEYVLNKGLPYVSGPQWLADHVLQGRWVLAVAGTHGKTTTSSMLAWVLEHAGMSPGFLIGGVPQNFSVSARLGDTPFFVVEADEYDSAFFDKRSKFVHYHPRTAILNNLEFDHADIFPDLASIERQFHHLVRTIPSEGLVIHPTTELALERVIGMGCWTPVQTTGEGGQWQARLLSPDGSRFEVLFDGEAQGVVDWALTGQHNVANALATLAAARHVGVVPAMGIEGLSAFKSVKRRMEKVAEVQGVTIYDDFAHHPTAIATTLDGLRKRVGEAPVIAVIEPRSNSMKLGAHRDGLPESVNDADQVIWYAPANLGWDLAATAAQCKVPSVVADSLEAIIERVKGQARPGTHVVIMSNGGFGGLHGKLAEALK
- the ubiX gene encoding flavin prenyltransferase UbiX; amino-acid sequence: MSGPERITLAMTGASGAQYGLRLLDCLVREDREVHFLISKAAQLVMATETDVVLPAKPQAMQAFLTEYTGAADGQIRVYGKEDWMSPVASGSGAPAAMVVVPCSTGTLSAIATGACNNLIERAADVTLKERRQLILVPREAPFSTIHLENMLKLSQMGAVILPAAPGFYHQPQTIDDLVDFVVARILNLLNIPQDMLPRWGEHHFGVDD
- a CDS encoding oxidoreductase encodes the protein MYLTPQHVLLAGATGLTGEHLLDRLLNEPTITRVLAPTRRPLAEHPHLENPVGDPAVFLPQLAGRVDIAYCCLGTTLKQAGSESAFRAVDLDMVVAFSKRARELGARHLLVVSALGADPKSSVFYNRVKGEMEEALKAQDWPQLTIVRPSLLLGERVEPRLSEQLASPFAKLIPGKYRGIEACTLARALWRLALEEEDGVRIVESDELRRLGKN
- a CDS encoding YceK/YidQ family lipoprotein, giving the protein MKRALAGLLALVLLGGCATVRTLDANKPGAPVVYAGTRLDLYVINGGCCPRDHYGADAPAYPGLDLPGSMLLDTLLLPLSLLTAAGVGFQATGGL
- a CDS encoding acetoin dehydrogenase dihydrolipoyllysine-residue acetyltransferase subunit, with product MSQIHTLTMPKWGLSMTEGRVDTWLKQEGDEINKGDEVLDVETDKISSSVEAPFSGVLRRQVARPDETLPVGALLAVVVEGEAEEAEIDAVVQRFQAEFVAEGGADQAQGPAPQKAQVGGRLLRWFELGEGGTPLMLVHGFGGDLNNWLFNHPALAAERRVIALDLPGHGESAKALQRGDLNELSETVLALLDHLDIAKAHLAGHSMGGAVSLNVARLAPQRVASLSLVASAGLGEAINGQYLQGFVAAANRNALKPQMVQLFADPALVTRQMLEDMLKFKRLEGVDDALRLLASAIADGDRQRHDLRGVLGQHPALVVWGGKDAIIPASHAEGLEAEVLVLPEAGHMVQMEAAEQVNQQLLAFLRKH